A stretch of Arctopsyche grandis isolate Sample6627 chromosome 9, ASM5162203v2, whole genome shotgun sequence DNA encodes these proteins:
- the LOC143917183 gene encoding uncharacterized protein LOC143917183, giving the protein MLLLNLKFRKKTNLKGSRKFPMSPEAVKATGTHGSMIESIKKFVKDFTMTYIGQNNVKIQCKSLEDFKKLRDGLTPDRQFHTFSRKEEKEIKSVVRGLPKLPEADIIDDIIRQGFPVTIVIQMKTKEPRSNATELYLVFFEPSVSAKKIKEIRYICYTKVSVVKYTSKSQNITQCFRCQEYGHAAKNCNRQAKCVKCAGAHLTAQCNQGIVTPAVCSGCSGSHPANFKDCPKRQSYLKMLESRKNRASLVKANPWKLPVVQSQNIPVVNDHNFPKLPTIKTPSPNIPNIPKKTHQPTNPNIQPTTDLTSMASMAKMLKILQEIRAKASGCTDKLELALMLVEYLDVFD; this is encoded by the coding sequence atgttgctcctgaatttaaaattcaggaaaaaaacaaatttgaagggctctcggaagtttccgatgtccccagaagcggtgaaagctactggcactcacggcagcatgatcgagtcgatcaagaagtttgtaaaagacttcacaatgacttacattggtcaaaataatgtcaagatacaatgtaaaagtcttgaagactttaaaaaacttcgggatggattgacaccggaccgacaattccataccttttccaggaaggaggaaaaggaaataaaaagtgtcgtacgtggcttgccgaaattgccggaagccgATATTatagatgacatcatcagacagggattcccagtAACCatagtcatacagatgaagacgaaggagcctaggagcaacgccaccgagctatacttggtgttcttcgagccatcggtatcggcaaagaagataaaagaaatccggtacatctgttacacaaaggtcagtgtcgttaaatatactagtaaatctcaaaatattactcaatgtttcagatgccaagaatatggacacgctgcgaaaaactgcaatcggcaggccaagtgcgtcaaatgtgccggcgctcacctcaccgcacaatgcaatcaaggcatagttacccctgctgtctgctcaggctgttcaggatctcatcccgctaacttcaaagactgtccaaaaagacagagctatctgaaaatgctggaatcgaggaagaatcgagcatcacttgtcaaagccaacccttggaaactcccagtggtgcagtcacaaaatatcccggtcgttaacgatcataacttcccaaagctaccgaccattaaaactccttcaccaaatatcccaaatatccctaaaaaaacccaccaaccaaccaatcccaacattcaaccaacaacagacctaacttccatggcgtctatggcgaagatgttgaagatcctccaggagattcgtgccaaggccagcggttgcaccgacaaactagagctggcactcatgcttgtcgaatatctcgatgtctttgattaa